One window from the genome of Vicia villosa cultivar HV-30 ecotype Madison, WI unplaced genomic scaffold, Vvil1.0 ctg.000622F_1_1, whole genome shotgun sequence encodes:
- the LOC131629948 gene encoding truncated transcription factor CAULIFLOWER A-like — translation MGRGRVQLKRIENKTSQQVTFFKRRTGLLKKANEISVLCDAQVALIMFSTKGKLFEYSSAPSMEDILEKYERQNHTELTGAATNETQGNWTFEYMKLTAKVQVLERNLRNFVGHDLDPLSVKELQSLEQQLDTSLKRIRTRKNQVMNQSISELHKRARALQEQNSKLAKTKEKEKMVNEHPQRCIETIGIGQGSSTLNLGFQPQVLPPQRLVPSLSLSGAIQARGSLEFEETGEAQTVPINNNNNLIPAWMLQHLTN, via the exons ATGGGAAGAGGTAGGGTTCAATTGAAACGGATCGAGAACAAAACAAGTCAGCAAGTAACATTCTTCAAAAGAAGAACTGGACTTCTCAAGAAAGCTAATGAAATTTCTGTTCTTTGTGATGCTCAAGTTGCTTTGATTATGTTTTCTACCAAAGGAAAACTTTTTGAGTATTCCTCAGCACCAAG CATGGAAGATATTTTGGAAAAATATGAGAGACAAAATCATACAGAACTTACTGGAGCTGCTACCAATGAAACACAG GGAAATTGGACTTTTGAATACATGAAGCTAACTGCTAAAGTTCAAGTCTTAGAGAGGAACTTAAG GAACTTTGTGGGACATGATTTGGATCCTTTGAGTGTGAAAGAGCTTCAGAGTTTGGAGCAACAGCTCGACACATCGCTTAAGCGCATCCGAACAAGAAAG AATCAAGTTATGAATCAATCCATCTCCGAGCTGCACAAAAGAGCGAGGGCATTGCAGGAACAAAACAGCAAGCTAGCAAAG acaaaggagaaagagaagatgGTGAATGAACATCCACAGAGATGCATTGAAACCATAGGCATAGGGCAAGGTTCATCCACTCTCAACTTAGGGTTTCAACCACAGGTTCTACCACCACAAAGACTCGTTCCTTCTCTATCTCTCAG TGGGGCTATACAAGCAAGAGGGTCATTGGAATTCGAAGAAACAGGTGAAGCTCAAACTGTTCctatcaacaacaataataatcttATTCCAGCATGGATGCTACAACATCTTACCAACTAG